A stretch of Myxococcus hansupus DNA encodes these proteins:
- a CDS encoding NADP-dependent oxidoreductase yields the protein MSGLTNRRIVLAARPEGRPTPENFRAEDTAAPEPGEGELLLKVLYLSLDPYMRGRMSAAKSYAAPLGLGEVMLGGTVAQVVRSRHPDYAEGDHVLSFSGWQSYAVSNGEGLRKLDPSAAPLTTALGVLGMPGFTAYSGLFTIGRPQPGETVVVAAASGPVGATVGQLARIKGARAVGIAGGPDKCAYVRDELGFDAVVDHRAPDFAERLKEACPKGVDVYFENVGGAVWDAVFPLFNDFARIPVCGLIAQYNSTGEFPGPDRLPGVMRDVLSKSLTLRGFIQHEFVRQFPDFHREMSAWIREGRVRYREDIVDGLDRAPEALIGLLDGRNFGKLIVKVGESA from the coding sequence TTGAGTGGCCTGACGAACCGACGAATCGTGCTCGCGGCCCGGCCTGAGGGCCGGCCCACTCCGGAGAACTTCCGCGCCGAAGACACCGCCGCGCCGGAGCCAGGTGAAGGCGAGCTCCTGCTGAAGGTCCTGTATCTGTCGCTGGACCCGTACATGCGCGGCCGGATGAGCGCCGCGAAGTCGTATGCGGCGCCGCTGGGACTGGGCGAGGTCATGCTCGGCGGCACGGTCGCTCAGGTCGTTCGCTCCCGTCATCCGGACTACGCCGAAGGGGACCATGTCCTCTCCTTCTCCGGCTGGCAGTCCTATGCGGTGTCCAACGGAGAGGGCCTGCGCAAGCTCGACCCCTCGGCCGCGCCGCTCACCACGGCGTTGGGTGTGCTGGGCATGCCCGGCTTCACGGCCTACTCGGGCCTGTTCACGATTGGCCGTCCCCAGCCAGGGGAGACCGTCGTGGTGGCCGCGGCGAGCGGCCCCGTGGGCGCGACGGTGGGCCAACTGGCGCGCATCAAGGGGGCTCGCGCGGTGGGCATCGCGGGAGGGCCGGACAAGTGCGCGTATGTCCGGGATGAGCTCGGGTTCGACGCGGTCGTGGACCACCGTGCTCCGGACTTCGCCGAGCGCTTGAAGGAGGCCTGCCCCAAGGGCGTCGACGTCTACTTCGAGAACGTTGGGGGCGCGGTCTGGGACGCGGTGTTCCCCCTCTTCAACGATTTCGCCCGCATCCCAGTGTGCGGCCTGATTGCCCAGTACAACAGCACCGGTGAGTTCCCGGGCCCGGACCGCCTGCCCGGCGTCATGCGCGACGTGCTGTCCAAGAGCCTGACGCTGCGAGGCTTCATCCAGCACGAGTTCGTCCGTCAGTTCCCGGACTTCCACCGGGAGATGAGCGCCTGGATTCGCGAGGGACGCGTGCGCTACCGCGAGGACATCGTGGACGGACTCGACCGGGCCCCCGAGGCCCTCATCGGGCTCCTCGACGGCCGCAACTTCGGCAAGCTCATCGTGAAGGTGGGTGAGTCGGCATGA
- the hflK gene encoding FtsH protease activity modulator HflK has product MKNNSRGQDPEDVLRDLRNQLGPGFGRRIMFGVLGLFLLVGMMTSYAQVEPDEVGVILRLGRFTGTVEPGPHFRLPFWVDRIVKVPVQRQLKAEFGFRTERGAERGSSYAAQSSDMKRESLMLTGDLNVAVVEWIVQYKIKDPYKYLFKVKNVESMLRDISEASMRAVVGDHSVNEVLTTGRQAVATQAKLLLQDLADRYETGVDIQQVVLQDVNPPDPVKPSFNEVNQAIQEKERVINEAYAELNRVIPRAKGEAEEALRSAEGYAIERVNRAKGEADRFARVYEEYRKAPDVTRRRMYLETVSQVLPRAGQKVVLDESVKGLTPLLNMQAADAAVSGSASQTEVRR; this is encoded by the coding sequence ATGAAGAACAACTCAAGGGGGCAGGACCCAGAAGACGTCCTGCGTGACCTGCGGAATCAACTGGGACCCGGCTTCGGCCGGCGCATCATGTTCGGCGTCCTGGGCCTGTTCCTGCTGGTGGGCATGATGACCAGCTACGCCCAGGTGGAGCCCGACGAGGTGGGCGTCATCCTGCGGCTGGGTCGCTTCACCGGCACCGTCGAACCCGGGCCGCACTTCCGGTTGCCGTTCTGGGTGGACCGCATCGTGAAGGTCCCGGTGCAGCGGCAGCTCAAGGCGGAGTTCGGCTTCCGCACCGAGCGCGGCGCCGAGCGGGGATCTTCGTACGCGGCCCAGTCCTCCGACATGAAGCGCGAGTCGCTCATGCTCACCGGCGACCTCAACGTCGCGGTGGTGGAGTGGATCGTCCAGTACAAGATCAAGGACCCGTACAAGTACCTCTTCAAGGTGAAGAACGTGGAGAGCATGCTGCGGGACATCTCCGAGGCGTCGATGCGCGCCGTCGTGGGGGACCACTCGGTGAACGAGGTCCTCACCACGGGACGTCAGGCGGTGGCCACCCAGGCCAAGCTGCTGCTCCAGGACCTGGCGGACCGCTACGAGACGGGCGTGGACATCCAGCAGGTCGTCTTGCAGGACGTGAATCCGCCGGACCCGGTGAAGCCCTCGTTCAACGAGGTGAACCAGGCCATCCAGGAGAAGGAGCGCGTCATCAACGAGGCCTACGCGGAGCTCAACCGCGTCATCCCCCGCGCGAAGGGCGAGGCCGAGGAGGCCCTGCGCAGCGCCGAGGGTTATGCCATCGAGCGCGTGAACCGCGCCAAGGGTGAGGCGGACCGCTTCGCCCGCGTCTATGAGGAGTACCGCAAGGCACCGGACGTCACGCGGCGCCGCATGTACCTGGAGACCGTGAGCCAGGTGCTCCCGCGCGCGGGACAGAAGGTCGTTCTCGACGAATCCGTGAAGGGCCTCACGCCGCTGCTGAACATGCAGGCGGCGGACGCCGCGGTGTCCGGAAGCGCGAGCCAGACGGAGGTCCGCCGATGA
- a CDS encoding IS3 family transposase (programmed frameshift) has protein sequence MSATDEKQRKPRRPRREFTAEFKAGAVRLVLEEGKTIPQAARDLDLTESALRLWVEQTKTDRGGGRPGALTTVEREELSRLRKENRELRMEREIPKKRGGLLREGDEVKFSFIHAKKALFPVAVLCRHLGVSRSGYYAWAARPECERKQRDRALHLEVAAVHQESRGTYGAPRVHAELKARGQRVARKRVARLMRQAGLRGRARRRFVRTTDSAHHHPVAPNTLERNFQPGQLHRTWVGDITYVWTDEGWLYLAVLLDLFSRKVVGWAMGERIDRGLVLRALDMALLSRPAPQLHHSDRGSQYASEDYRRLLEEHGIGCSMSRKGNCWDNAVAESFFSTLKLELVYVTRFKTREAAKQSLFEYIEVFYNRKRRHSALGYVCPAEYERMAETKRLAA, from the exons ATGTCCGCGACTGACGAGAAGCAGAGGAAGCCCCGTAGGCCACGCCGGGAGTTCACGGCGGAGTTCAAGGCCGGGGCGGTGAGGCTGGTGCTGGAGGAGGGGAAAACGATTCCCCAGGCCGCCCGAGACTTGGACCTGACGGAGTCAGCGCTGCGGCTGTGGGTCGAGCAGACGAAGACGGACCGGGGCGGGGGCAGGCCTGGAGCGCTGACGACGGTGGAGCGCGAGGAACTCTCTCGGCTGCGCAAGGAGAACCGGGAGCTGCGGATGGAGCGGGAGATAC CTAAAAAACGCGGCGGCCTTCTTCGCGAAGGAGATGAAGTGAAGTTCTCCTTCATCCACGCGAAGAAGGCCCTCTTTCCCGTCGCTGTCCTCTGTCGTCACCTGGGCGTCTCACGCAGTGGCTACTACGCCTGGGCGGCGCGGCCCGAGTGCGAGCGGAAGCAACGCGACCGGGCGCTTCATCTCGAAGTGGCAGCCGTCCACCAGGAGAGCCGGGGCACGTACGGCGCTCCGCGGGTGCATGCGGAACTCAAAGCGAGAGGCCAGCGGGTGGCGCGGAAGCGAGTGGCTCGCCTGATGCGCCAGGCGGGCCTGCGTGGCCGTGCACGGCGTCGCTTCGTACGGACCACCGACTCGGCCCACCACCACCCCGTGGCGCCGAACACCCTGGAGAGGAACTTCCAACCCGGTCAGCTCCACCGTACGTGGGTGGGTGACATCACCTATGTCTGGACCGACGAGGGCTGGCTGTACCTGGCGGTGCTGCTGGACCTCTTCAGCCGCAAGGTGGTGGGCTGGGCGATGGGCGAGAGAATCGACCGCGGCCTGGTGCTGCGCGCACTCGACATGGCGTTGCTCAGCCGTCCCGCCCCGCAACTTCACCACTCGGATAGGGGCAGCCAATACGCAAGCGAGGACTACCGCCGGCTGCTGGAGGAGCACGGCATCGGATGCAGCATGTCGCGCAAGGGTAACTGCTGGGACAACGCCGTGGCGGAAAGCTTCTTCTCCACCCTGAAGTTGGAGCTCGTCTACGTCACCCGCTTCAAGACGCGTGAGGCGGCGAAGCAGTCGCTGTTCGAGTACATTGAGGTGTTCTACAACCGGAAGCGGCGCCACTCAGCCCTGGGCTACGTCTGCCCTGCGGAGTACGAGCGGATGGCCGAAACCAAGAGGCTGGCAGCATAG
- a CDS encoding J domain-containing protein: protein MRACPCCREVLTAGILGLGVRRLAGGCEVCGDTVCQVCLGTQVLDAEAFRQRPSVPGATAGRKARGRVCRGCWWEYLTERGVSPPFPAPPGQRERATRAAREACQHPGVTQAMGFCPDCGDEVTWKAEYDNPVCTACDAPSHPRFNACWACGESFDEANAPEPVALGYRLEFDCDSEDCLGKLAWLMPFCPWCGEAKHWEPASGGALECTECDRPLDRAWAHCVRCGEEAPLPDDCGRCGQDLEETPSAARCEACHHIVCGDCFDTRVVPAAHGVSHERLLCSKCGVGFARPAPPEAPPVEDDEVEEEEEEEEAPEPEPAAPVEPPREPTAWEVLGITPATPFAEARRAYLTLVAQYHPDKVAQLGPKLQALALEETRKLNEAWELVRRKTSSPS from the coding sequence ATGCGAGCCTGCCCGTGTTGCAGGGAGGTGCTGACCGCCGGAATCCTGGGCCTGGGCGTCCGCCGCCTCGCGGGAGGCTGTGAGGTGTGCGGCGACACGGTCTGCCAGGTGTGCCTTGGCACGCAGGTGCTCGACGCCGAGGCGTTCCGACAGCGCCCCTCCGTGCCAGGCGCCACGGCCGGCCGGAAGGCCCGTGGCCGCGTGTGTCGCGGGTGCTGGTGGGAGTACCTCACCGAGCGAGGCGTCTCGCCGCCCTTCCCGGCACCACCAGGACAACGGGAGCGTGCCACGCGCGCGGCGCGAGAAGCCTGTCAGCATCCCGGCGTCACGCAGGCCATGGGCTTCTGTCCCGACTGCGGAGACGAGGTCACGTGGAAGGCCGAATACGACAACCCGGTCTGCACCGCCTGCGACGCCCCCTCCCATCCGCGCTTCAACGCGTGCTGGGCTTGCGGTGAGTCGTTCGACGAGGCGAATGCGCCCGAGCCCGTGGCCCTGGGCTACCGGCTGGAGTTCGACTGCGATTCGGAAGATTGCCTGGGGAAGCTGGCGTGGCTGATGCCGTTCTGTCCCTGGTGCGGCGAAGCGAAGCACTGGGAACCGGCCAGCGGTGGCGCGCTCGAATGCACGGAGTGTGATCGCCCGCTCGACCGCGCGTGGGCCCACTGCGTCCGGTGCGGTGAAGAAGCGCCGCTGCCGGATGACTGCGGCCGGTGTGGGCAGGACCTGGAGGAGACGCCTTCCGCCGCCCGCTGCGAGGCGTGCCACCACATCGTCTGCGGGGACTGCTTCGACACCCGCGTCGTCCCCGCCGCGCATGGAGTGAGTCACGAACGGCTGTTGTGTTCGAAGTGCGGCGTGGGCTTTGCCCGGCCAGCACCTCCCGAGGCGCCTCCTGTCGAAGACGACGAGGTCGAAGAAGAAGAGGAGGAAGAGGAAGCGCCGGAGCCCGAGCCCGCGGCGCCCGTCGAACCCCCTCGCGAGCCCACCGCGTGGGAGGTGCTGGGCATCACCCCCGCGACGCCGTTCGCGGAAGCACGCCGGGCGTACCTCACGCTGGTCGCGCAATACCATCCGGACAAGGTCGCGCAGCTCGGGCCCAAGCTGCAGGCCCTCGCGCTTGAAGAGACGCGCAAACTCAACGAGGCGTGGGAGCTCGTCCGCAGGAAAACTTCATCCCCAAGCTAA
- a CDS encoding hybrid sensor histidine kinase/response regulator → MEEDRPRATILNVNDTPSVLYLTGRILTNAGYHVVEASSGKEALRLATGRPDMVLLDVHMPDIDGYEVCRRLRDQEETRDLLIAHLSAVSVRREDRLRGLAQGADAYWTTPLEDDELLANIEALLRLQARTQSAVSARDEFLSIAAHELRTPITALRLNLERLVHHLSRAPGDLIARGTVEASTTPALRQLVRLQQLLDTLLDISRVGSRKLRLHIEMFDLSEAARDMAQRLAMPARAAGVTLSLTLPERPTLILGDRLRLEQVISNLLTNAFRYGDAKPVLLEVEAQAEVLTLSVRDQGVGIAKEDQTRIFNRFERAAAASGTDGLGLGLFIAREIVSAHGGTLTVESEPGHGSRFLVTLPRHRTEAY, encoded by the coding sequence ATGGAGGAGGACCGACCGCGCGCCACCATCCTCAACGTCAACGACACCCCGTCCGTCCTCTACCTCACGGGGCGCATCCTCACGAATGCGGGCTACCACGTCGTGGAGGCCTCCAGCGGCAAGGAGGCGCTCCGGCTGGCGACGGGCCGGCCGGACATGGTGCTCCTCGACGTCCACATGCCGGACATCGACGGGTACGAGGTCTGCCGGAGGCTGCGTGACCAGGAGGAAACGCGCGACCTGCTGATTGCCCACCTGTCCGCTGTCTCCGTGCGCAGGGAGGACCGGCTCCGGGGCCTGGCCCAGGGAGCGGACGCCTACTGGACGACTCCCCTGGAGGATGACGAGCTGCTCGCCAACATCGAGGCGCTCCTGCGCCTCCAGGCGCGCACCCAGTCAGCGGTCAGCGCCCGGGACGAGTTCCTCTCCATCGCCGCGCACGAGCTGCGGACGCCGATTACGGCGCTGCGGCTCAACCTGGAGCGGCTGGTCCACCACCTCTCGCGGGCCCCCGGCGACCTGATTGCGCGTGGCACCGTCGAGGCGAGCACCACGCCCGCGCTGCGGCAACTGGTGCGCCTGCAGCAACTGCTGGACACGCTGCTGGACATCTCGCGCGTGGGCAGCCGGAAGCTGCGGCTCCACATCGAGATGTTCGACCTGTCGGAGGCCGCGCGCGACATGGCCCAGCGGTTGGCCATGCCAGCCCGGGCGGCCGGTGTCACCCTGAGCCTGACGCTGCCCGAGCGCCCCACCCTGATCCTGGGTGACAGGCTCCGCCTGGAGCAGGTCATCAGCAACCTGCTCACCAATGCCTTCCGCTACGGCGACGCCAAGCCCGTCCTGCTCGAGGTGGAGGCACAGGCGGAGGTGCTGACGCTGAGCGTGCGGGACCAGGGGGTCGGCATCGCGAAGGAAGACCAGACGCGCATCTTCAATCGCTTCGAGCGCGCGGCGGCGGCCAGCGGCACGGATGGACTGGGCCTGGGCCTCTTCATCGCCCGCGAAATCGTCTCCGCGCACGGAGGCACCCTCACCGTTGAAAGCGAGCCGGGACACGGCTCGAGATTTCTCGTCACGCTGCCCCGTCACCGGACGGAAGCGTACTGA
- a CDS encoding M14 family metallopeptidase: MNPLLTRAEASNYTQTSLHADVLAFVDALCERTKLARRVDFGRSGEGQPLVALVVSDRGCFTPEQARKQKKVVVMVEANIHAGEVEGKEALLALARDLTLTKLGQTLLDKLCLVLVPNFNPDGNDRISPHNRKLNLKDLEGQVNPEGGVGTRYTGEGWNLNRDSTKQEAPETRAMAALHQTWWPHVFIDCHTTDGSIHAFDLTFDTSHSNEPLFSELRAYNRALLERVAKAVQTRHGFDSFWYGNYKDEGDPRSGWHTYPALPRFGSHYRGLLGRLDVLLETYSYIDFPRRCAVMRAWLLELFRDAARHAGAYRDITDETQDAIIERGTTPDVQALVGINYGVATRDARGALAFEYPAYALPGDTANVLAYDEASITARRYPGKRKKTYKMPHHRTFVPTQSVSTPEAYLAPPALAERLAGHGIQFERLTKSRSFTVDSYRVARREETFSPDVAANVPPPGEAEVPLSQKPKPVRFETVLTVAPERTTREFPAETLYVPTAQRAGTLAVYLLEPHSDDGFCRWQFLDDAITVGELYPVHRVVSPATAPKKAE, from the coding sequence ATGAACCCGCTGCTGACCCGCGCCGAAGCGTCGAACTACACGCAAACGTCCCTTCACGCCGACGTGCTGGCCTTCGTCGACGCACTCTGCGAGCGCACGAAGCTGGCGCGGCGGGTGGACTTCGGCCGCAGCGGCGAGGGCCAGCCCCTGGTGGCGCTCGTGGTCAGCGACCGGGGCTGCTTCACGCCGGAACAGGCACGCAAGCAGAAGAAGGTCGTGGTGATGGTGGAGGCCAACATCCACGCGGGCGAGGTCGAGGGCAAGGAGGCGCTGCTCGCGCTCGCGCGCGACCTCACGCTCACCAAGCTGGGACAGACGCTGCTCGACAAGCTGTGCCTGGTGCTGGTCCCCAACTTCAACCCGGACGGCAACGACCGCATCAGCCCCCACAACCGGAAGCTCAACCTGAAGGACCTCGAGGGCCAGGTGAACCCCGAGGGCGGCGTGGGCACCCGCTACACGGGCGAGGGCTGGAACCTCAACCGCGACAGCACGAAGCAGGAGGCCCCGGAGACGCGCGCCATGGCCGCGCTTCATCAGACCTGGTGGCCCCACGTCTTCATCGACTGCCACACCACCGACGGCAGCATTCACGCCTTCGACCTCACGTTCGACACGTCCCATTCGAACGAGCCCCTCTTCTCCGAGCTGCGCGCCTACAACCGCGCCCTGCTGGAGCGCGTGGCCAAGGCCGTGCAGACGCGCCACGGCTTCGACAGCTTCTGGTACGGCAACTACAAGGACGAAGGCGACCCCCGCTCGGGCTGGCACACCTACCCCGCGCTGCCGCGCTTCGGCAGCCACTACCGCGGGTTGCTCGGCCGGCTGGACGTGCTGCTGGAGACGTACAGCTACATCGACTTCCCGCGCCGCTGCGCGGTGATGCGCGCGTGGCTGTTGGAGCTCTTCCGCGACGCGGCCCGGCACGCGGGCGCCTACCGGGACATCACCGACGAGACGCAGGACGCCATCATCGAGCGGGGCACGACGCCCGACGTGCAGGCGCTGGTGGGCATCAACTACGGCGTGGCCACGCGGGATGCCCGGGGCGCCCTGGCCTTCGAGTACCCCGCCTACGCCCTGCCGGGAGATACGGCGAACGTCCTCGCCTACGACGAGGCCAGCATCACCGCGCGCCGCTACCCCGGGAAGCGCAAGAAGACCTACAAGATGCCGCACCACCGGACCTTCGTGCCCACGCAGTCCGTGAGCACGCCCGAGGCCTACCTGGCGCCTCCAGCGCTGGCCGAGCGGCTCGCGGGCCACGGCATCCAGTTCGAGCGGTTGACGAAGTCACGAAGCTTCACGGTGGACAGCTACCGCGTGGCCCGGCGCGAAGAGACCTTCAGCCCCGACGTGGCCGCCAACGTGCCGCCGCCCGGGGAGGCCGAGGTGCCCCTCAGCCAGAAGCCGAAGCCCGTCCGCTTCGAGACGGTCCTCACCGTGGCGCCGGAGCGCACCACCCGCGAGTTCCCCGCGGAGACGCTCTACGTGCCCACGGCCCAGCGCGCGGGGACGCTCGCCGTGTACCTGCTGGAGCCCCACTCCGACGATGGCTTCTGCCGTTGGCAGTTCCTCGACGACGCCATCACCGTGGGTGAGTTGTACCCGGTCCACCGGGTCGTGAGTCCCGCCACCGCGCCGAAGAAGGCCGAGTAG
- a CDS encoding DUF808 domain-containing protein: protein MAGSSLLTLIDDIASLLDDVAAMTKVATRKTAGVLGDDLALNAQQVTGVKADRELPVVWAVTKGSLVNKAILVPAALAISALVPWLITPLLMLGGAFLCFEGFEKVAHKFLHDPEEKAVQQQERIKAVADPTVDLVAMEKEKIRGAIRTDFILSAEIVVISLGTMTEASFGLQVAVLSGIAVLMTVGVYGLVAGIVKLDDAGLYLMQKDVSGGFQHKLGKGILTAAPYLMKGLAIVGTAAMFMVGGGILTHGIPPVHHFIEHAGASVATVPAVGGLLAALLPTLLNAVAGIIAGGLIVLLVTGATKAVQSVRPKAG from the coding sequence GTGGCCGGAAGCAGCCTCCTCACCCTGATTGATGACATCGCCAGCCTGCTGGATGACGTCGCGGCAATGACCAAGGTCGCGACCCGGAAGACCGCCGGTGTGCTCGGGGACGACCTTGCCCTCAACGCGCAGCAGGTCACCGGCGTCAAAGCGGATCGCGAGCTGCCCGTCGTCTGGGCCGTCACCAAGGGCTCGTTGGTCAACAAGGCCATCCTGGTTCCGGCGGCCCTGGCCATCAGCGCCCTGGTGCCCTGGCTCATCACGCCGCTGTTGATGCTGGGTGGCGCCTTCCTCTGCTTCGAGGGCTTCGAGAAGGTCGCGCACAAGTTCCTGCACGACCCGGAGGAGAAGGCCGTTCAGCAGCAGGAGCGCATCAAGGCGGTCGCGGACCCCACGGTCGACCTGGTGGCCATGGAGAAGGAGAAGATTCGCGGCGCCATCCGCACCGACTTCATCCTGTCCGCCGAAATCGTCGTCATCTCGCTGGGCACCATGACCGAAGCGAGCTTCGGGCTCCAGGTGGCCGTGCTGTCCGGCATCGCCGTCCTCATGACGGTGGGCGTCTATGGCCTCGTCGCGGGCATCGTGAAGCTCGACGACGCGGGCCTCTACCTGATGCAGAAGGATGTCTCGGGTGGCTTCCAGCACAAGCTGGGCAAGGGCATCCTCACGGCGGCGCCGTACCTGATGAAGGGGCTGGCCATCGTCGGCACCGCGGCCATGTTCATGGTGGGCGGCGGCATCCTCACGCACGGCATCCCGCCCGTGCATCACTTCATCGAGCACGCGGGCGCCTCGGTGGCGACGGTGCCCGCGGTGGGCGGCCTGCTGGCCGCGCTCCTGCCGACGCTCCTGAACGCCGTGGCCGGCATCATCGCCGGTGGCCTCATCGTGTTGCTGGTGACGGGCGCGACGAAGGCCGTCCAGTCGGTGCGGCCCAAGGCGGGCTGA
- the hflC gene encoding protease modulator HflC, producing MNRMMIPVAVLAFLVIVVGVSATYTLDEHEQAVITRFGEPKGSSVVDPGLHFKMPFVDTVNRFDKRWLDWRGDPNQIPTKDKKYIWVDTFGRWRIVDPLRFFQRLRDERNAQSRLDDIIDGETRNTIASFALIEAVRSTNRPFEDDEYTAETERAESLEKVAQGRDKLTRQIRLRAAEIVKEFGVELVDVQIRRINYVDEVQVKVFERMISERKRIAERSRSEGMGRAAEVRGQRERDLKEIRSEAYRKAQDVTGAADAEATKIYADAFGKDPEFYQFMRTLEAYPDVLDSSTSLFLGGDSEFYRYLRSSKK from the coding sequence ATGAACCGCATGATGATTCCCGTGGCAGTGCTGGCCTTCCTCGTCATCGTGGTGGGCGTATCGGCGACCTACACCCTGGACGAGCACGAGCAGGCCGTCATCACCCGGTTCGGCGAGCCCAAGGGTTCGTCCGTCGTGGACCCGGGGCTCCACTTCAAGATGCCCTTTGTCGACACCGTGAACCGGTTCGACAAGCGGTGGTTGGATTGGCGGGGTGACCCGAACCAGATTCCCACCAAGGACAAGAAGTACATCTGGGTGGACACCTTCGGCCGCTGGCGCATCGTCGACCCGCTGCGCTTCTTCCAGCGCCTGCGTGACGAGCGCAACGCCCAGTCCCGGCTCGATGACATCATCGACGGTGAGACGCGCAACACCATCGCTTCGTTCGCGCTGATTGAAGCGGTGCGCTCCACGAACCGGCCCTTCGAGGACGACGAGTACACCGCCGAGACGGAGCGGGCCGAGTCGCTGGAGAAGGTCGCCCAGGGCCGCGACAAGCTCACCCGCCAGATTCGTCTCCGGGCCGCGGAGATCGTCAAGGAGTTCGGCGTGGAGCTGGTGGACGTGCAGATCCGCCGCATCAACTACGTGGACGAGGTGCAGGTGAAGGTGTTCGAGCGGATGATCTCCGAGCGCAAGCGCATCGCCGAGCGCTCCCGTTCGGAAGGCATGGGCCGCGCGGCGGAGGTCCGAGGTCAGCGCGAGCGTGACCTGAAGGAGATCCGCTCGGAGGCCTACCGCAAGGCCCAGGACGTCACCGGCGCCGCGGACGCCGAGGCGACGAAGATCTACGCGGACGCGTTTGGCAAGGACCCGGAGTTCTACCAGTTCATGCGGACGCTGGAGGCCTACCCGGACGTCCTGGACAGCTCCACGTCGCTGTTCCTGGGCGGTGATTCGGAGTTCTACCGGTACCTGCGCAGCTCGAAGAAGTAG
- a CDS encoding alpha/beta fold hydrolase has protein sequence MTDSAQKRLEVDGRTLAYRDVGSGTPVVLVHSGGFSGRQWRRLGDALASTHRSIIPDLLGYGASSEWPAGVPFHFRVDLAALESLVLHLGQPVHLVGHSYGGFLALQAALAHPTCVKSLAVFEPVAFGVLEPDDWKDSPFLPSAFEGTGEAWLSAFVSGWNGPGAWDALNAETQDAFRKVGWKLYQEVVTLSDDRTTRERYGTIAAPTLLLGGERTPAFERRVLELLAQVLPQAKLQVFQGMGHMGPITHGQDVNAAILQHVRAWS, from the coding sequence ATGACGGACAGCGCGCAGAAGCGCCTGGAGGTCGACGGAAGGACGCTCGCCTACCGCGACGTGGGGAGCGGGACACCCGTCGTCCTGGTCCACAGTGGCGGCTTCTCCGGGCGTCAGTGGCGGCGGTTGGGAGATGCCCTGGCGTCCACGCACCGGAGCATCATCCCGGACCTGCTCGGCTACGGCGCGTCCAGCGAATGGCCCGCCGGGGTCCCCTTCCACTTCCGCGTGGACCTCGCCGCCCTGGAGTCCCTGGTGCTGCACCTGGGGCAGCCCGTCCATCTCGTGGGGCACTCCTATGGGGGCTTCCTGGCGCTCCAGGCCGCGCTGGCACATCCCACCTGCGTGAAGTCACTGGCGGTCTTCGAGCCCGTGGCATTCGGCGTGCTCGAACCGGATGACTGGAAGGACTCACCGTTCCTGCCCTCGGCCTTCGAAGGCACGGGCGAGGCCTGGCTGTCCGCCTTCGTCTCCGGATGGAATGGCCCGGGCGCATGGGACGCGCTCAACGCCGAGACGCAGGACGCGTTCCGGAAGGTCGGCTGGAAGCTCTACCAGGAGGTCGTCACGCTGTCGGACGACCGGACCACCCGGGAGCGCTATGGGACCATCGCCGCGCCCACGCTGCTGCTCGGCGGCGAGCGGACGCCCGCGTTCGAACGGCGCGTCCTGGAGCTGCTCGCACAGGTCCTGCCCCAGGCGAAGCTCCAGGTGTTCCAGGGCATGGGCCACATGGGCCCCATCACCCATGGTCAGGACGTGAACGCGGCCATCCTGCAGCACGTGCGCGCCTGGAGTTGA